A single window of Nicotiana sylvestris chromosome 3, ASM39365v2, whole genome shotgun sequence DNA harbors:
- the LOC104232628 gene encoding protein PLASTID TRANSCRIPTIONALLY ACTIVE 7 isoform X1, whose product MAASTLTFSGFSTLQTFPKIAAVENTRRLNFSIRSQSASNSKNEGRGGRRIWRRRKLTKKDETLDAKMERIPFLEEQVRKIRDGGKLLTMDIHRLLLNEDNRFDFVNEIAAEAKQYVENNRDEYGAKKAILHVLSNRMNDAGVYRAEAYMESDPFKPGPGYLKDELL is encoded by the exons ATGGCAGCATCAACCCTGACTTTCAGTGGATTTTCAACCCTACAAACTTTCCCC aaaattgcagcagttGAAAATACAAGAcgcctgaacttttccattcgTTCGCAG AGCGCGTCGAATTCTAAAAATGAAGGCCGTGGAGGAAGGCGAATATGGAGGCGAAGAAAATTG ACGAAAAAGGATGAAACATTAGATGCCAAAATGGAAAGGATTCCTTTCCTTGAGGAGCAGGTGAGGAAGATAAGGGATGGGGGTAAGCTATTGACAATGGACATTCATAGACTATTACTGAATGAGGACAACCGGTTTGATTTTGTCAATGAGATTGCAGCAGAGGCCAAACAGTATGTTGAGAACAACCGAGATGAATATGGTGCAAAGAAGGCTATCCTTCATGTGCTTAGTAATCGTATGAATGATGCTGGAGTTTATCGCGCAGAGGCATACATGGAATCTGACCCCTTCAAGCCAGGCCCTGGATATTTGAAAGACGAACTACTGTAG
- the LOC104232628 gene encoding protein PLASTID TRANSCRIPTIONALLY ACTIVE 7 isoform X2: MQKIAAVENTRRLNFSIRSQSASNSKNEGRGGRRIWRRRKLTKKDETLDAKMERIPFLEEQVRKIRDGGKLLTMDIHRLLLNEDNRFDFVNEIAAEAKQYVENNRDEYGAKKAILHVLSNRMNDAGVYRAEAYMESDPFKPGPGYLKDELL, from the exons atgcagaaaattgcagcagttGAAAATACAAGAcgcctgaacttttccattcgTTCGCAG AGCGCGTCGAATTCTAAAAATGAAGGCCGTGGAGGAAGGCGAATATGGAGGCGAAGAAAATTG ACGAAAAAGGATGAAACATTAGATGCCAAAATGGAAAGGATTCCTTTCCTTGAGGAGCAGGTGAGGAAGATAAGGGATGGGGGTAAGCTATTGACAATGGACATTCATAGACTATTACTGAATGAGGACAACCGGTTTGATTTTGTCAATGAGATTGCAGCAGAGGCCAAACAGTATGTTGAGAACAACCGAGATGAATATGGTGCAAAGAAGGCTATCCTTCATGTGCTTAGTAATCGTATGAATGATGCTGGAGTTTATCGCGCAGAGGCATACATGGAATCTGACCCCTTCAAGCCAGGCCCTGGATATTTGAAAGACGAACTACTGTAG
- the LOC104232627 gene encoding protein phosphatase 2C 57, translating into MALSSPHLQKVLLNRLCCNYGYKKNIIVKAGGGVRGGEGRGRCCSAIAINAPAPLTSVSGIRWGSTLIQGPREEMEDDAVIVQSDDLDGFTYAAVFDGHAGFSSVKFLREELYKECITALQGGLLLKKKDLNSIRKALQEAFENADRKLLNWLENSGEEDESGSTATVLFVGNDTLIIAHVGDSSVVLSRSGKTEILTNSHRPYGSNKVSLQEIRRINEAGGWIVNGRICGDISVSRAFGDMRFKTKKNEMLEKGVEEGRWTEKFVSRIQFKGDLVTASPDVLQVALGSDTEFVLLASDGLWDYMKSAEVVDFVRNQLREHGDVQVACEALARTALDRRTQDNVSIVIADLGRTDWRNLPVQKQNIVFELGQALVTISFVSLGIWLTTMISP; encoded by the exons ATGGCCTTATCTAGTCCCCACTTGCAAAAAGTTCTTTTAAACAGACTTTGCTGTAACTATGGCTACAAAAAGAACATAATAGTAAAGGCTGGAGGTGGAGTTAGAGGTGGAGAGGGCAGAGGAAGATGTTGCTCTGCAATTGCAATTAACGCACCAGCTCCTTTGACAAGTGTATCTGGCATTAGATGGGGTTCAACACTGATCCAAGGGCCACGTGAAGAGATGGAAGATGATGCTGTGATAGTTCAATCCGATGATCTTGATGGCTTCACTTATGCTGCTGTTTTTGATGGCCATGCTGGCTTCTCCTCTGTCAAGTTTCTTAG GGAGGAGCTGTATAAAGAATGTATTACAGCATTACAAGGCGGGCTGCTATTAAAAAAAAAGGACTTAAACTCAATCCGGAAGGCACTACAAGAAGCTTTTGAAAATGCGGATAGGAAACTCTTGAACTG GCTTGAGAATAGCGGGGAAGAAGATGAATCTGGTTCAACAGCTACTGTTCTATTTGTTGGGAATGATACATTGATCATCGCACATGTTGGAGATTCATCTGTG GTGTTGTCACGATCTGGAAAAACGGAGATATTAACCAATTCACACAGGCCCTATGGAAGCAACAAGGTTTCTCTCCAAGAAATCAGAAGAATCAATGAAGCAGGTGGATGG ATTGTCAATGGAAGAATTTGTGGAGATATTTCAGTATCCCGTGCTTTTGGTGATATGAGATTTAAGACAAAGAAGAATGA GATGCTGGAGAAAGGGGTTGAAGAAGGCAGATGGACTGAAAAGTTTGTTTCTCG GATTCAGTTCAAGGGAGACTTGGTTACAGCATCTCCAGATGTTTTACAGGTGGCTCTTGGATCAGATACTGAATTTGTACTATTAGCATCTGATGGATTATGGGACTACATGAAAAG TGCTGAAGTAGTAGATTTTGTTAGGAACCAGCTTCGGGAGCATGGAGATGTTCAG GTAGCTTGTGAAGCTCTTGCACGGACGGCCTTG GACCGACGGACACAAGATAATGTCAGCATTGTCATTGCTGATTTGGG GAGGACGGACTGGCGAAATTTACCTGTGCAGAAACAAAATATTGTGTTTGAACTAGGACAAGCTTTAGTCACAATCAGTTTTGTGTCACTTGGGATATGGCTGACAACCATGATTTCCCCTTAG
- the LOC104232626 gene encoding uncharacterized protein gives MRPIKAFLLFVFLYLIFVSSGTVEGLGNGVNRIYKFQKNGIREIPRKLMMLDAVLDYDYAGPNPRHEPGRKRGGNHP, from the exons ATGAGACCTATCAAAGCTTTTCTTCTATTTGTCTTTTTATATCTCATCTTTGTGTCATCAG GTACTGTTGAAGGCTTGGGCAATGGCGTTAATCGCATTTACAAATTTCAAAAG AATGGTATCAGAGAAATACCAAGAAAGTTGATGATGCTAGATGCTGTGTTAGATTATGACTATGCAGGACCAAATCCGAGGCACGAACCCGGTCGAAAAAGAGGTGGCAATCACCCTTGA